Proteins from a single region of Streptomyces sp. HUAS 15-9:
- a CDS encoding SURF1 family cytochrome oxidase biogenesis protein, producing the protein MHRYRFLLTRQWVILTLVAIALIPTMIELGFWQEHRYQERSARNQLVSDALHAKPVPVEQLTSPGHTVTSGERYHTVTAKGRFDTGHEVVVRRRTNSDDEIGYHVLTPFVLTDGKVLLVNRGWIPANARSQTAFPEIPAPPRGELTVTGRLMPDETTAASGIKDLKGLPDRQIMLISSAREARRLDAQVLGGYIAQTTPEPKGDTPELIGEPGNEDAPLNYAYMIQWWLFAAGVPVGWWVLVRRELRDRIEAARRPSEDPEPAAV; encoded by the coding sequence GTGCACCGCTACCGCTTCCTGCTCACCCGCCAGTGGGTGATCCTCACCCTCGTCGCGATCGCGCTGATCCCGACGATGATCGAGCTCGGCTTCTGGCAGGAACACCGGTACCAGGAGCGCAGCGCACGCAACCAGCTGGTCTCCGACGCGCTGCACGCCAAGCCGGTACCCGTGGAGCAGCTGACCTCGCCCGGCCACACCGTGACCAGCGGCGAGCGGTACCACACCGTGACCGCCAAAGGCCGCTTCGACACCGGCCACGAGGTCGTCGTGCGCCGCCGCACCAACTCCGACGACGAGATCGGCTACCACGTCCTGACCCCGTTCGTCCTGACGGACGGCAAGGTACTGCTGGTCAACCGGGGATGGATCCCCGCGAACGCCAGGAGCCAGACCGCGTTCCCCGAGATCCCCGCCCCGCCCCGCGGCGAGCTCACCGTCACCGGCCGGCTGATGCCCGACGAGACGACCGCGGCGAGCGGCATCAAGGACCTCAAGGGGCTGCCGGACCGGCAGATCATGCTGATCAGCAGCGCGCGGGAGGCCCGGCGCCTGGACGCCCAGGTGCTCGGCGGGTACATCGCGCAGACGACGCCCGAGCCGAAGGGCGACACCCCGGAGCTGATCGGCGAGCCCGGCAACGAGGACGCCCCGCTGAACTACGCGTACATGATCCAGTGGTGGCTCTTCGCCGCGGGCGTCCCGGTGGGCTGGTGG